Below is a genomic region from Bacillus mycoides.
CAGGTCCAGTTAGCATACCTTTTACTACTTTCTCTGTTAAGCTTTGTGCATATACAGTTTCTTTAATAGTCATTCCACTTATAAAGGCAACATCACCATAAATAACAGGTGGTTTTACGCAACGAGAACCGTATGATTGTACCCATCCGTTTTTAGTAAAGGAGAAACCAGCAAGTCTTTCTCCAAAATATTCCACCATGTCAGTTCTTTCGAATTCACCATGTACTAGTACATCAAGACCAATATCTTCTTGGTAACGAATCCACTTTGCAGTTTCTTTTTCAATGAATTGATTATATTGTTCATTTGTAATATCGCCGTTACGCCACTGTTTACGTGTTTGACGAACTTCAGATGTTTGCGGGAAGCTACCAATAGTTGTTGTTGGTAACAACGGTAATTGTAAAGCTACTTGCTGTAGTTCATATCGTTTTTCAAATGGAAGAGGACGTGAGAAATCATCTTCTTTAAGTGATGTACGTGCCACTTTTACATCTTCACGATTACGTGCAGCTGATGAGCGGATTGCATGATGTGCATTACGATATGTTGTTAAATCGCTACTGATGCTTTCTACACCTTTAGTAAGAGCAGAATGGATAAGGACTAGTTCTTCTAATTTTTGATTAGCAAATGCAAGTGCATCAAATAATTCACTTGTTAAGTGCGTTTCTTCCGTTTTATCAATTGGAGTATGCAATAAGCTACAAGAAGGTTGAACAATTAAACCTTTTGCTGTGATTTGATTTTGTAATGTTGTAAATAAAGAAAGTACATCATCAAGATCAGCTCTCCAAATGTTACGGCCATCTATACAACCGATAGCTAAAATTTTATCAGCTGGGAATCCGTATTTTGAAATAGCATTTACATTACCTTCTTTGCCATGAACAAAGTCTAATCCAATACCAGAAACAGGGAATGCAATAATTTCTTCATAGTTCTCTTCTACACTGTCAAAATATGTTTGTAGAAGAAGATTAGCATTTGGAACCTCTTTATGAATAGCTTCGTAAAGTTCTTTCGCTTGATTAATTTCATCTTTTGTTAAAGAGGCGAAGATTGGTTCGTCAACTTGAATAATTTGTGCTCCAGCTGCGTGTAATTCAGAGAATAATTGTACATAAGGTGCAACTAGCTCTTTTAAAATAGTGGCAAATTGCTCTTCGTTATAACCTTTTGCTAGTTTTAGGAATGTATAAGGGCCTAAAATAACTGGTTTTCCATCAACGCCTAACTCTTTTTTCGCTTCTTCATATAAACGAAGAGGACGATTGTCTTTTAAAGAGATTTGTAATCCTTCTTCATATTCAGGAACAATGTAATGATAGTTTGTGTTAAACCATTTTGTCATTTCAGAAGCAACGTGATCTTTAGAGCCGCGTGCCATTGCAAAATATACATCAAGGTAAGAGGTAAACTCTGAAAAACGTGACGGGATGAATCCTAACATGTAGGCCGTATCCAGAACGTGGTCATAATATGTAAAATCGCCAACTGGAATTAATTCAATTCCCTTTTCTTGCTGTACTTTGACGTGTTGAAGGCGAATTTCTTTCATTGTCGTTAAAAATTGTTCTTCATCAATTTTATTGGACCAAAAAGCTTCCAATGTTTTTTTCCACTCTCGTTGTAGTCCGATACGTGGATAACCTAAGTTACTTGTTTGAATTGCCATTTTAAATTCCTCCCTAATTGAAAGTAAGCATTTCCGTTTACTCGGAAATACCTATAACAAAAAGCATAAAGGCATAGAAAAATAAGCCTTCCTTTTTGTTCTTAACACCTCATCATCATCCGTGAGTCTATCAGTGTTGTTAAAATAGGCAGGTATCCTGACTTATGCTTCATATAATTTCTTTCACCTTCCCGTTTTCACAGTGGCACAAAAAAGAAATCTCAGCATTTACAGTGGCGGGACCGTGTTGGAGTTTCACCAAACTTCCCTTTTAAACACGAAGTGAAATATTCGTGTACCTATTTTCCTTTTGAAAGGAATTTAACAAGCGATATGATATTGAAACAAATTCTAACACAATTTTCGGAATTTTGTCCACTGTTTTAAAATAAGAAAATTCTAAAGTTTTTTATTTCTTTTTATTCGGAAAATTAAGTTTTTTTAATGTTTATTTATTATTAAAATGAGGGTGTTTTGAGTTGCGAGGAATAATTATAGTGTTAAGTTTTTCTAGAAGAGGAGGCACCTCTTTTAGAAAAACTTAATCATTATCTACACCTATTTCTGAAAGACGACCTGCAGTTGCATCTTGTAAGAGCGTGTTTAGCCAACGTAATTCAACATTAATATGCTCAATGACGCTTTGTAGAATATATAGTTGAGCACGAGGAACTAGTTGTTTATTATGATCGTATATCGTTTGCATTGTATGTAAATAGAGCATTGTATCATCTCTCTTTTTTTTCAAAATAGGAACTAGAGCTTGTTCGTCGCTAAAGTGAGCGAAAGAGAGCGCTGAATAAATAGGTTTATATATTTGGTTTTTCGCTTCAAATTGTTTTAATAATAAGGTGTGGAAAAGGGCTTTTCCTTCCTCTGTTATATGGAAGATTGTTTTATCTGGTCTATTCGTATCTCTAACAATATTGGTAATGCTAATCGCACCTTGTTTTTCTAATTGCTCGAAGGCGTAGTATAGCGATCCCTTGGCATATTTAATATAACAATCCATTTGTCTTTCTTTCATTATGTGCTGCACTTCATAGGGATGTTTATCTCCTTCGAGTAACAAGCCGAGAATGACTAACTTCATGCTCATGCTGTCTCAACTCCTGTATATAGAAACTTTATATATATTATAAACGGTATATCCTCTTTCATAAAGGGATATACCGTTTCGTTTTTCTATATTAGCTTACTTGTTTTTGTTTTTGCTTTGTTTTTGGTCCTGTTAAAAGACGTTCATTTCCCATAAGTAAAATACAAATTATACTTAGCGTAGCTGGGATAAGTGCCCAGAAAAATGTATTAGCAATAGATGTTGCAAGAGCCTCTTTAATTCCGCTCAGTACTTCAGGAGGTAGCTTTTCAGTAGCATTTGGTGATAATAAAAAGCTTGTGTCTCCACCTTTAGGAGCCATTTTTTCTAGTTCAGGAGGAAAGACTGCTTTTAATTTATCAGTGAAAACATGATTTTGAATCGTACCGAAAATCGTGACGCCAAGGGTCATTCCAAGTGAACGGAAGAATGAGTTCGTGGATGTAGCAGAACCGCGATCTCTCATTTCTAATTTGTGGATAGATGCCATACTTAAAACTGAGAAGGAGAATCCAACTCCAAGTCCAGCAAGCACCATAAACATTGTTACGAGTGTACGAGGTGTTTCCATAGTTAAAGTACTTAGTAAATAAATACCAAGAACGAAGAAAACTCCAGATACTGTCATGATGTTACGATAACTTGTTCGTGAAGCTAATTGTCCACCAGTTTGACTTCCGATTACAGATCCTACCATCATAGGTGTCAAAATTAACCCAGCATTTGAGGCTGAACCACCGAGAACACCTTGAACGAAGATTGGAATATAAACTGTACAGATGATAAAAGCTGCGCCATAGAAAAAGGCAACACCTTGGCTAGCTGCAAATAAAGGTTTTTTAAATAAATGGAAAGAAATAATAGGCTCGGTTGCGTTTCTTTCTACGAAGAAGAAAATAATAAGCAGAATAACAACAGTTGAAAATAAACCAATAATCACATTAGAGTCCCATGCATATTCTTTACCACCAAGTTCTAAAGCAAACATTAAGCAAACGATACTAATGACAAGCGTAATAGCACCAGCCCAGTCAATTTTTTGTTTTCGATATTCTAGAGACTCGCTATAGTATTTAGTAATGAAGAAGAAGGAAATAAGTCCTAACGGAATATTAATATAGAAGACCCAGTGCCAACTTATATAATCTGTAATGTAAGCACCTAATAAAGGTCCGAAAACACTAGATGTTCCGAAAACAGCACCAAATAGTCCGGTCATTTTTCCGCGTTTTTCAGGCGGGAATATATCATACATAATTGTAAATGCGATAGGCATAAGAGCGCCGCCACCAATTCCTTGAATGGCTCTATAAATACTTAGTTGTTCAATACTTGATGCTGTCCCGCAAAGTGCAGAACCAAATAAGAAGAGAATTAATCCGCCAATAAAAAAGCGTTTCCGTCCGTACATATCAGACAGCTTACCGAAAATAGGCATTCCGGCCATTGTTGCTACCATGTAGGCGGATGTGACCCAAACGAATTTGTCGAACCCTCCTAAGTCTCCGACAATCGTTGCCATCGCAGTTGCGACAATTGTGTTATCCATTGCTGCCATTAGAATACCAAGTAGTAAACCAGCAACAACAAATTTTGTTTTACTTGAATCGTTTTTTGATAGTTGTGCTTCCAAAAGTAGCCCTCCTTTAATAAAAATTAAACTAACTTAAGTTTTTTAGTGCAATGCATAAAAAAACTTTATGTACAGTTTGTATAGTTCCTCTTCATTTTATAAAAAATTGCACTGACATGATATAAAGGATGGAAATCATAAATTATATTATAGTCAAATTTGACTAAAAGGCAAATGTTTTCTACCGCCAAATTATTTTATCCCGCTTTAACTGCCCGTTAAAGCCCGATTGGTAAAAGCTAATAATCAGTGGGGGATGGACAAAACCCCCACTGATTAAAGTTTCACTTTATTATATTGACCAAAAGAGAGTAAGAATTTATTTTGTTATGTAGTCAAGGAAGGAAATTGTAAAAAAATATTTAATAAAGTATAACCTGTGTCAACCTATTAAAAATGGTTTTTTCTTTATATTGTCGAATAGGATAAAAGGAAAAGAAAAATTTAATATGATTTGTAACAAGCTAAATGTTTTTTCTAAGTGTAGTTCATTGCATCGAGAGGCAGAATACAGTTGTATAGATGATATATCTGGAATGAGGTGAATATATTATGAAAATATGGAAACGAATTTCGGATCAAGGAAGGTATTCTATACCGTTACAGCCGGTTTTGTGGATTGATGGTTCTAAAAAGGACACGGAAGCATCCGATGTAGCAGTCACATTGCAAATCCGTAGTATGTATAAAGAAAAATTTTCGTATGAGATGATCTATGATGTTAATGACATACTAATTATTCGACTTGAAGTTGAAAATAAAGGCGTTGAAATGATTTCGCGAGTAGTTGTAAGTCATATGATTCGTGATTATTTCGCGTATATCCCAAACTCTTTAAAAGCAGATAAGGGAATAAGTGAGTTTTTATTTCAGCTTGTAAGGTGGCGAATCGATAATTTATCACCGAATGAAAAGGTAGAATTAATTTGTCAAATAAAAGCAAATAAAGATAAAGCTCCTCCCAATTCATTATTTCAGGCTACATATACATTTCAATATAAAGGTGTATCATATGGACCGCTACAAACAAATGAAGTGGTTGTCAGAAAATGATAAGAAGGAACCTGTGCGAAAGGTTCCTTCTTTAATGAAGATTGTGCTTCTTGAGTAATTTCTTTTGTTCCACTCCCTTTTTTCCAATATAGTTATTTTTGTATCCAAAATATAGAATGAATAGAAATGAAATAACATTTACTATAGCGTCAATTTGATCGTTTGTAATGAAGTTTATTCCGAAAGAGTTAAATAGTAATTTTAATGATAACAAAAAGCCAGCTAGTAAGCGCATAATATCTAATAGATTTTCTTTTTGAGGCATATAGGTCACTCCTTCCTAAAAACGATATATAGTATATATATGAAATAAAATAGAAAAGGTATACAAGCTTAAGTAGAAATGTACATTAAATATGTACATTTTTTATTTTATAGAAAAACATTATTGTTATAGAAACATATTTTGGTATAAAAGGGGGAGAGTATGAAACATAAAGGGAAAATTAGTGGGTTATTACTTGGGAACACAGTTGCGGTTACAGAATGGATTGCACTTCAGGATGTAATTGCTAAGCTAGATTCGAGATCATTTTTAACCTTCTTTATTATTTATATATTGCAAATGATACTAAGCTATTATTTTGGACATTGGTACGATAAAAGAACGAATACGCGTGTAAATATTGAAGTAGGAGGAATGACGAATAACGATTTTGTCGTTGATTTTTTTGGAAAAGTAGCTGCTTTATCAGAAAGAGATTCTCGTAATATTACAGTGTATATTCTTTCCGTAAAAGAATGGGATGTATTAAAAGACACAGTGCAAGAAAAAAAGTTAGATGAGCTAGTCCAAAGAGTAGAACGTACAATTGTAAAGACAGTTCGAAAAGGCGATGTAGTTACGAGGTGGGATGAAAATAAATATGTTATCGTAGCTGTTGATAATGGCTATGAAAAGTCAACAATAACAAGTAGATTAATCAAAAATATTCAAAATGAAATAGCGAATGATTTATTAAGTGTCACACTATTATTTGGGGCTGCAAGTTATCCTATAGAAGGGAAAACTTTTGAAGATTTGTTTAGAAAGGCACAAAATCAATTGTATAATTATAGAAACTTGCAAAGTCATGAATGAAACTTTGATTTAAAGAAGTATGATATAAAGATTTTTTGTAACATTTTTTTGTCTTTTGTTACAAGAAAACTTTTTTTTGTAACAAAAGTCTTTAAAAATATATGAAATCAGCATATAATTGTGTGTGGATGTGTCAATGCATTTTGCACAATGTTTTCAGTTTAAAAGTGTAGAGGAAAACATGCTCTACACTTTTCCTTTTTAAGAAATTAAAAGAATCTTTGTAAGAGTTGCGAGGTCCCCTTTGCACTATGTAAAATGGACAAAGAGGTTATTTGATAGAAAGTGAGAAAGGGAATGATAGACGTGAGAGGTCAACGATCATCTTTTATCAGGTGAAACATTATAGTGTTTCTTGCAGTAGGTAAGATTAAGGAAAATACCTTTATGTTTTAAGACATTACATAATTTTAAGTACGAAAATTGTACAAGCAGTATAAATAATTATTGATGATCTTCGTAAAAAGATGCGAGCGTGAAATAGCTAACGAAGTTACATGTTTTTCATGGGATTTTTGGCACGATGGTCGTTTATTAATAGGGGGAAAAGATGTTGAAATATAATAAATTAGCAATTGTAACTGCATTATCAATGACTTTACTAGCTGGTTGTTTTGGCCCAAAACCAGAAGAGGAGCTATATGTTGCATTTGAAAATGCTGCCAAGCAAGAAAAAACAATGTTTGAAGATGCGAAAAAATTAGAGTCATTAGAGAAAGAGGGTCAAGTATTATATAATCAAATTGTCCAAGAAGGAAAAGATAATAATCAGGCTGTTAAGGATAAGCTTGATCAAGCGGTGAAAAATACAGCTGAACGAGAAAAAGTTCTTATTAAAGAAAAAGAGGCGTTAAATAAAGCGCAAGAAGAAGTGAAGTCAGCTGATAAGCATGTGAAGAAAATTGAAGATAATAAATTAAAAGAACAGGCTGATAAAGTAAAGAGTACTTATGAGAAACGACATGATTCATTCCAAAAGATGTACGATAGCTATAATAAATCTTTAAAGCAAGAAAAAGAATTATATACAATGCTACAAGATAAAGGTACAAAATTAAAAGATATTAGCGAGAAAGTAAAGGTAGTAAACCAAGCATATAAAGATATTGAGACAGAAAAAGATAAGTTTAATGAATATACGAAATCATATAATACAGAAAAAGTTGCATTCTATAAACAAGCTAATATTAAAATTAAGGAAGATAAAAAATAAAACAGTTTGGCCTAATATTAGGCCAAACTGTTTTATTTTTTTGTATAGGTACGGCTATACCATGGAACTGGTTCGCTTAATTTTTTTTCCTGTTTTAATGCTTCAGGACCAATATAATCTTGAAGTGTTTTTTTTGCTATTGTTAAAGATAAGGTTGTTTTCGGATTTCGATAGGAGGATTCAAGGTGACCAAGATGCGGTAGGGTGCGAAAATCATCTTTCGTAGGAGGGATATGGAAAAAATAATCACCTAAACGTATAAGAACATCGGATTGTTGTTGACTAAAACGTGGATTTCTAGAAAAATGTAATCCTTCTTTGATAGCCTTTTTTTCAGTAATTAAGCGTTCTAAAGCAGTCTTTTTTAACCAATATAAGTACTTAGGGTTAGTTGCAGCTTTAGCATGACGATTCACAACGAAAATAGATTGAGCTAGTCTATTAATAGAATGTTGATTATGCAATGGAGATTGTGGTTGTGAAGGTTTCATATTGACTCTCCTTTCAATTTTTCCTTATTATAGCATAAATAAAATGGGTTTTTATTATATGCAAAAAGTAATTGTATATATTTTCAATATTAAAGCAATATTGTTACAAAAAACAACTATTTTGTATAATAGTGATAGAATATGTTTCAGAAATTTGATAATGAAAGAGTGAGAAGTTTGAAAGAAATATTAAAATTACAATATGCCATTATAGATATTGGATCTAATACAATGCGTTTAGTTATTTATGAAAAGCAAAATGGAGGTTTTTATAAAGAAATTGAAAATACGAAAGTGGTTGCTCGGTTAAGAAATTATTTAATCGATGGTGTTTTGAATGAAGAAGGTAAAGAAGTATTGTTACAAACATTATTTCAATTTCAAGAAAGTACAAAATTCCATCAGTTGCATCATGTACTTTGTGTTGCAACGGCAACAATTAGACAGGCTGAGAATCAAGAGGAGATTAAAAAACTTGTTGAAGGACAAACAGACTTTACTCTTAGAGTATTATCAGAATATGAGGAAGCACGTTACGGCTATTTAGCAGTTATGAATTCTACTTCGTTTTCGGAAGGAATAACAGTAGATATTGGTGGCGGAAGTACGGAAGTTACATATATTAAAAATAGAGAGATTTTAGAGTACCATAGTTTTCCTTTTGGTGCGCTTTCTTTAAAACATCTATTTATTAAAGGTGATATTCCTACTAAAGATGAATTAGAGGAAATTCGAGAGTATTTAGAGTGTCAATTTCGAACGTTACCATGGTTAATTGATAAGAAATTGCCTCTTATTGCAATTGGTGGTAGTGCGAGAAACTTAGCGAAAATCCACCAAAATTTAACAAACTATCCTATAGCGGGAGTACATTTATACAAAATGAAAGAAGAAGATATTGAAAATGTAAAAGGTGCATTGGAAAAACAATCGTTTATCGAACTTCAGAAAATGGAAGGATTGGCAAAAGATCGAGCTGATACAATTATTCCAGCGGTTGAAGTATTTCATAAACTTGTAAATATTACAGAAGCAACGGCATTTGTATTAAGCAAAAAAGGATTAAGAGAAGGTGTTTTCTATGAAGAGTTGACGAAAGATTTAGGGATTTCATATTATCCGAATGTAGTTGAAGAAAGCTTACATTTGTTATCACACGAATATGAAATGGATATGGAATTTGTCATTCAACTTATTAAACATGGAAGATTGATTTGTAAACAACTCGAAGAAATGGGACTGATTTCTGTTTCAATAAAAGACTGGGAAGCATTCCATCAAGCAGCGAAAGTATTTAATATTGGAAAATATATAGACGAAGAAGCGAGTCGTTTACACACGTTTTATTTATTGGCAAATAAAACAATTGACGGCATGATGCATAAAGATCGAGTGAGGTTAGCGCTTATTGCATCTTATAAATCAAAAATGCTATTTAAACAACATTTATCTCCATTTGAAGGTTGGTTTGATAAAAGCGAACAAAAAAAAATCCGCCTATTAGGCGCTGTTTTACAATTTTCAGCTGCTTTAAATGTAAGACAAAGATCGCTTGTTGATACGATATCCATAACAGAAAATAAAGAAGGATTAACGTTTAGAATTTTATGTGAGCAATCGGCATTAGCAGAAAAAGTACAAGCTGAAAAACAAAAAAAGCAGCTAGAAAGAGTATTGAAAACAAATATTCACTTATCATTCGAATCAAAACGTTAAGTTGTACGGATGTCTTTACAGAAAATTAACACTTTGGAATATTGTAATTTGATAAAATGAAAGTAACTAAATTATAGTGAAAAAGTTTCAAAGGGAAGTGTGAAGAGAATGGAATTGCTAAAGGGGAATTTAGTAAATTTAAATGATACAGCGTATTATAATAATCGTGAATTAAGCTGGCTAGCATTTAATGAACGTGTATTACAAGAAGCGCAAGATGAAAATAATCCACTATTAGAAAGACTAAAGTTTATTAGTATTTTTAGTTCGAATTTAGATGAATTTTTTATGGTGCGCGTAGCAGGTTTGAAAGATCAAGTAAGTGCGGGATTTAATCAGCCAGAAAATAAAGCAGGTTTAACACCAAAGAAACAGTTAAATAAGATTGCGATAAAATCGCATGAGTTAATGACTGTGCAGTATGAAACGTTTAAAAATTATGTATTGCCAGCGCTTGAACTAGAGGGGATTGAGCGTTTAACATTCCATGATTTGACGAAAGAGCAAAGGGAATTTATCGAGGAGTATTTTGATGAACAAATATTTCCGGTTTTAACCCCTGTATCTATTGATGCGTATCGTCCATTTCCAATGTTATTAAATAAAAGTTTGAATTTAGCTACTATTTTATATGATGAGCAACAGGCTGCGGAAGAAAATCGTACGAAGTTAGGAATTGTACAAGTGCCTTCATTACTGGAGCGTTTCATATTTTTACCGAGTGAAGGGCAAAAACATAAATTTATTTTATTAGAAGATGTAATTAGTGGTTTTACTCATAAACTATTCACAGGATATAACGTATCACCTGTTACTCGTTTCCGTATTACACGTAATGCGGATTTAACGATCCATGAAGAAGGTGCACGCGATTTATTAAAAGTAATTGAAAAAGAATTGAAAAAGCGTAAGTGGGGAGCTGCCGTTCGTTTAGAAGTTGGTAAAGAACACATTGATGAAAGAGTGTTAGCGTTATTGTATGATGTGTTAGAAGTAAAAGATGAAGATGTGTACATGATGGATGGACCGTTAGATTTAACATGTTTATTCTCCTTATATAAAAAATTAGCGCCTTTATATGAACATCTAGTATATCCGGCTCTTATTCCTCAACCTCCTCAAGATTTAGGTGATGAGGAAGATGTATTTGAAAAAGCGATAGAACATGATATTTTATTACACCATCCCTTTGAGTCGTTTCAGCCAGTCGTTGATTTTGTCCGTGATGCGGCAGATGACTCGAATGTACTTGCGATCAAACAAACATTATATCGTGTAAGTGGAGATTCTCCAATAATTCAGGCGCTGAAGGTAGCAGCTGAAAAAGGAAAACAAGTGACGGTATTGGTTGAGTTAAAGGCAAGGTTTGATGAAGAGAATAATGTTCATTGGGCTAAAGAATTGGAACAGGCCGGATGTCACGTTATTTACGGAGTAAGTCACTTGAAAACGCATAGTAAAATTACGTTAGTTGTAAGAAGAAGAAACGGAAAAATTGAAAGGTTTGTACATCTTGGAACCGGAAATTATAATGATGCAACAGCGAAGTTGTATACCGATTTTGGATATATTACATCGCGAAAAGACTTTGGTGTAGATGCAACAAATTTCTTTAATTATTTGAGTGGTTATACAAAAAAACCGCATTTTCATCATTTATCTGTTGCCCCGTTTGATATAAGAGAGCAGTTTATGGAGTTAATAGATGAGGAAATCCGTTATCATAGACAATATGGAAATGGATATATTATCGCTAAAATGAATTCGTTAACAGATAAACCATTAATAAAAAAAATGTATGAAGCATCACAAGCTGGGGTAAGGGTAGAGCTCATCGTTAGAGGGACATGTTGTTTAAGACCTGGGATTCCGAATGTAAGTGAAAATATTCGTGTAGTTAGTGTTGTTGGAAGATATTTAGAACATAGTCGTATTTATTATTTCCATCATAATGGAGATGAAAAAATATATTTATCTTCAGCTGATTTGATGACGCGAAATATGGAAAAACGAGTAGAAATATCCTTCCCAATTTTAGATATTGAAATGAAAGCGAGAATAAAGGCAATTTTACAGCTGGTTTTAGCTGATAATGTGAAAACACGTGAACAAAATAAAGATGGTGACTATTATTATATAATTAATAGTAGTATAGAAGAAATTGATAGCCAAGTGAATTTATTTAAGATGGCGTATCAAAATACAGACGCTGAATAGTGTGAAAAAAGTAAAAACCTCTTATTGAATTTAAGAGGTTTTTACTTTTTTTCTCTACTCATATATTCTCAAAATGGAAGGATGAGTAGAGAGAATAGTTTTTATTATAGGCGTGTGATGAGTCGGTTCGTTGAGAGAAAAACATTAGAAGAATGGTTGGTTTAAATTAATAATAGTATGGTTGTTGACAAGGCCCTCCGTAACAAGGAAAAGGTGCTGGTGGTGGGAAAGGCGGTGGATAAGGCGGATAAAACGGTCTAGGCCCGAAAGCTAATGCTCCACCGAGCAATCCTCCAGCAATTCCAGCTAGAAATGGAACACCGAAAAATGGAAAGAAGCGTGAGTCGCCTGCTGGGCCAAAAGGTGCTGAACGAACTGGGATTGGTTGATAATATGGATACATGAACAAACCTCCTTTACTGGACTCATTTTTATCATATGGTGGACCAAGCGTGGATGAGCGCGTACAAGGAAGGATATGTAAGGAAATAGGCGAATTGTTACGAATGTTGTAGGATGAAGAGTGTAATTTCAGGTTTTGACATAAAGCGGAATGGGACACGTGTTCTTCCAATACCTCGATTGACATAGAGAGTCAAACCTTGAATGTTATAGAAACCTTCAATATATTCTTTTGCAAGCGACGGGGTAATAATAGCACCTAAAAAAGGAATTTGTACTTGTCCCCCATGGCTATGACCAGAAAGTTGAAGATTGATTGGATATGTAGCGATTTGTGGCGCGATATCTGGTTCGTGAACGAGAACAATTGTATAAATATTTTGTTTTGCATGTTGTAAAGTTTCCGCTATTTTTGGTTTACCCAGTAGCATATCATCGAGTCCGAAAATAGAAATTTCACTATTATCCAGTAAACGAATTCGCTTTTCGCTATTTTGCAAAAGTTCAAATCCAGATTCGCGCATGATGTGATCATAGTATTCAGTTCCATATCCGCCATGGTCGTGGTTACCATAAATAGAAAATTTACCGAAGGGTGCCTGTATATTCTTTAAAATGGATGCAACAAAAGAAGCCTCGGTATATGTTTGGTAATCATCAATGAGGTCACCAGTAAAAAGGACAATATCTGGCTTTTCAGCATTAATCTTGGAAACGATTTGAGATAAATGTTGGAGAGAGAAATAGTATCCTAGATGTAAATCGCTAAATTGAAGGATCTTCATACCATGAAAACCTTTTGGTATGAGCGGTGATTTAAGTGTGTGTTGCGTAAAAGAAAGCAAATAGGGCTCTATATATTTAGCATAATAATAGCCGATGCTTGCGGTTATAAATGAATATAGACAAGTGCGTATTCCAGATTTTAAA
It encodes:
- the metE gene encoding 5-methyltetrahydropteroyltriglutamate--homocysteine S-methyltransferase, which translates into the protein MAIQTSNLGYPRIGLQREWKKTLEAFWSNKIDEEQFLTTMKEIRLQHVKVQQEKGIELIPVGDFTYYDHVLDTAYMLGFIPSRFSEFTSYLDVYFAMARGSKDHVASEMTKWFNTNYHYIVPEYEEGLQISLKDNRPLRLYEEAKKELGVDGKPVILGPYTFLKLAKGYNEEQFATILKELVAPYVQLFSELHAAGAQIIQVDEPIFASLTKDEINQAKELYEAIHKEVPNANLLLQTYFDSVEENYEEIIAFPVSGIGLDFVHGKEGNVNAISKYGFPADKILAIGCIDGRNIWRADLDDVLSLFTTLQNQITAKGLIVQPSCSLLHTPIDKTEETHLTSELFDALAFANQKLEELVLIHSALTKGVESISSDLTTYRNAHHAIRSSAARNREDVKVARTSLKEDDFSRPLPFEKRYELQQVALQLPLLPTTTIGSFPQTSEVRQTRKQWRNGDITNEQYNQFIEKETAKWIRYQEDIGLDVLVHGEFERTDMVEYFGERLAGFSFTKNGWVQSYGSRCVKPPVIYGDVAFISGMTIKETVYAQSLTEKVVKGMLTGPVTILNWSFVRNDISRKEVSYQIALALRHEIELLESSGIRVIQVDEPALREGMPLKEKDWDAYITWAVQSFLLATSSVENETQIHTHMCYSNFEDIVDAIRALDADVISIETSRSHGEFINTLKHTTYEKGIGLGVYDIHSPRVPSKDEMFTIVEQSLQVCDPKYFWINPDCGLKTRRTEEVIPALEHMVQAAKDARSLLKTNA
- a CDS encoding PadR family transcriptional regulator, producing MSMKLVILGLLLEGDKHPYEVQHIMKERQMDCYIKYAKGSLYYAFEQLEKQGAISITNIVRDTNRPDKTIFHITEEGKALFHTLLLKQFEAKNQIYKPIYSALSFAHFSDEQALVPILKKKRDDTMLYLHTMQTIYDHNKQLVPRAQLYILQSVIEHINVELRWLNTLLQDATAGRLSEIGVDND
- a CDS encoding MDR family MFS transporter, coding for MEAQLSKNDSSKTKFVVAGLLLGILMAAMDNTIVATAMATIVGDLGGFDKFVWVTSAYMVATMAGMPIFGKLSDMYGRKRFFIGGLILFLFGSALCGTASSIEQLSIYRAIQGIGGGALMPIAFTIMYDIFPPEKRGKMTGLFGAVFGTSSVFGPLLGAYITDYISWHWVFYINIPLGLISFFFITKYYSESLEYRKQKIDWAGAITLVISIVCLMFALELGGKEYAWDSNVIIGLFSTVVILLIIFFFVERNATEPIISFHLFKKPLFAASQGVAFFYGAAFIICTVYIPIFVQGVLGGSASNAGLILTPMMVGSVIGSQTGGQLASRTSYRNIMTVSGVFFVLGIYLLSTLTMETPRTLVTMFMVLAGLGVGFSFSVLSMASIHKLEMRDRGSATSTNSFFRSLGMTLGVTIFGTIQNHVFTDKLKAVFPPELEKMAPKGGDTSFLLSPNATEKLPPEVLSGIKEALATSIANTFFWALIPATLSIICILLMGNERLLTGPKTKQKQKQVS
- a CDS encoding phage holin; translation: MPQKENLLDIMRLLAGFLLSLKLLFNSFGINFITNDQIDAIVNVISFLFILYFGYKNNYIGKKGVEQKKLLKKHNLH
- a CDS encoding diguanylate cyclase domain-containing protein; translation: MKHKGKISGLLLGNTVAVTEWIALQDVIAKLDSRSFLTFFIIYILQMILSYYFGHWYDKRTNTRVNIEVGGMTNNDFVVDFFGKVAALSERDSRNITVYILSVKEWDVLKDTVQEKKLDELVQRVERTIVKTVRKGDVVTRWDENKYVIVAVDNGYEKSTITSRLIKNIQNEIANDLLSVTLLFGAASYPIEGKTFEDLFRKAQNQLYNYRNLQSHE
- a CDS encoding YkyA family protein, translated to MLKYNKLAIVTALSMTLLAGCFGPKPEEELYVAFENAAKQEKTMFEDAKKLESLEKEGQVLYNQIVQEGKDNNQAVKDKLDQAVKNTAEREKVLIKEKEALNKAQEEVKSADKHVKKIEDNKLKEQADKVKSTYEKRHDSFQKMYDSYNKSLKQEKELYTMLQDKGTKLKDISEKVKVVNQAYKDIETEKDKFNEYTKSYNTEKVAFYKQANIKIKEDKK
- a CDS encoding YkyB family protein; this translates as MKPSQPQSPLHNQHSINRLAQSIFVVNRHAKAATNPKYLYWLKKTALERLITEKKAIKEGLHFSRNPRFSQQQSDVLIRLGDYFFHIPPTKDDFRTLPHLGHLESSYRNPKTTLSLTIAKKTLQDYIGPEALKQEKKLSEPVPWYSRTYTKK